One window of Mucilaginibacter inviolabilis genomic DNA carries:
- the nudK gene encoding GDP-mannose pyrophosphatase NudK produces MNDIKILKTEVLSDNWYILRKIIFEATKKDGTVLKLTREAYDRGNGATILLYNRDSKTVILTKQFRVATYLNGNDNGMLIECCAGLLDQNNAEDCIKRETEEETGYQITNVQKVFEAYMSPGSVTEILYFFVAEYTKDMKISDGGGLEEEHENIEVLELPFATALQMVQTGEIKDGKTIMLLQYAQLNQLIS; encoded by the coding sequence ATGAATGATATAAAAATTTTAAAAACAGAGGTACTATCAGATAACTGGTACATCCTCCGCAAAATAATTTTTGAAGCTACAAAAAAAGATGGCACCGTACTAAAACTTACCCGCGAAGCTTATGACCGGGGCAACGGGGCAACCATACTATTATATAACCGGGATTCTAAAACCGTGATACTCACCAAACAATTCCGTGTGGCCACATACCTCAATGGTAACGACAATGGGATGCTGATTGAATGCTGTGCGGGTTTGCTGGATCAAAACAATGCCGAAGACTGCATCAAGCGGGAAACAGAAGAGGAAACAGGCTATCAGATCACCAATGTACAAAAGGTATTTGAAGCTTACATGTCGCCAGGCTCAGTGACAGAGATCCTGTATTTTTTTGTTGCAGAGTACACCAAAGATATGAAGATAAGCGATGGCGGCGGACTGGAAGAAGAGCACGAAAACATTGAAGTACTGGAACTGCCATTTGCCACGGCCCTTCAAATGGTACAAACCGGCGAAATAAAAGACGGTAAAACCATTATGCTTTTACAATATGCACAACTTAATCAGTTAATATCATGA
- a CDS encoding DeoR/GlpR family DNA-binding transcription regulator, whose product MNFQKRKQKILEQLDRTGEVDIKELAAELDISEITARRDLNQLANDGLLYRTHGGAMKVDPLAKPKDFANKAAQNADVKDRICRKAAEHINDGDIVFMDCGSTVFRLCQFIKHKKIKVITNSLPVIYELQNCAVSINIIGGEFNNERQATHGKIANEHIARYHAGKAFLGVDGISARGLFANSELEAEITSMYISQSAYTYVLCDDSKIGKDTYLKFADINQVEAIITNADDQKLAGFKDTALTVLQVG is encoded by the coding sequence ATGAACTTTCAAAAAAGAAAGCAAAAAATATTAGAGCAGCTTGACCGTACGGGCGAGGTTGACATTAAAGAACTGGCTGCCGAACTGGATATTTCGGAGATCACGGCCCGCCGCGATTTGAATCAATTAGCAAATGATGGTTTGCTTTACCGTACCCATGGCGGCGCCATGAAAGTTGATCCTTTAGCCAAACCAAAAGATTTTGCCAATAAGGCGGCTCAAAACGCTGATGTAAAGGACCGTATCTGTCGTAAAGCAGCTGAGCACATCAACGATGGCGACATTGTTTTTATGGACTGCGGCAGCACGGTTTTCAGGCTGTGCCAGTTTATCAAGCATAAGAAAATCAAGGTGATCACCAATTCGCTACCCGTTATTTATGAGCTGCAAAACTGTGCAGTATCCATCAACATTATTGGTGGTGAGTTTAATAACGAGCGGCAGGCAACGCATGGTAAAATAGCCAATGAACATATTGCCAGGTATCATGCCGGTAAAGCATTTTTGGGGGTAGATGGTATATCTGCCCGTGGTTTGTTTGCCAACAGCGAGTTGGAAGCCGAAATTACATCGATGTATATCAGCCAAAGCGCCTATACCTATGTATTATGTGATGATAGCAAAATAGGAAAGGATACTTATCTGAAATTTGCCGATATCAACCAGGTTGAAGCCATCATAACCAATGCGGATGACCAAAAATTGGCAGGCTTTAAAGATACCGCGCTCACTGTTTTGCAGGTGGGGTAG
- a CDS encoding NUDIX hydrolase yields MAQKYRIYINEKVILLTESEPSHVESYERLDAETFDLRIIYTWILANPKKLFYVPCGNAKLFLKSVIKNITLIEAAGGLVMNTAGDYLFIYRNDKWDLPKGKIEKDEKVKEAAVREVEEECGIKVSKLNEKICKTYHVYISRGEVVLKKTHWFAMDSKGKDKLKPQKEEGITDVRWFKKEHIEPIVENTFPSIMDVLHKEKLVTNKLMPLRG; encoded by the coding sequence TAACTGAATCGGAACCATCACATGTAGAAAGTTACGAACGACTTGATGCTGAGACATTTGATTTGAGAATAATTTATACATGGATACTGGCAAATCCTAAAAAGTTATTCTATGTGCCCTGCGGCAATGCCAAACTTTTCTTAAAATCGGTTATCAAAAATATAACGCTTATTGAGGCGGCCGGTGGGCTGGTGATGAATACAGCCGGCGATTACCTGTTTATTTACCGTAACGATAAATGGGACTTGCCCAAAGGTAAAATTGAGAAGGACGAGAAGGTAAAAGAAGCTGCCGTGCGCGAAGTAGAAGAGGAATGTGGCATAAAAGTGAGCAAGCTGAACGAGAAAATATGCAAAACCTACCATGTTTACATCAGCAGGGGTGAAGTGGTGCTCAAAAAAACACATTGGTTTGCCATGGACAGCAAGGGTAAGGACAAGCTAAAACCTCAAAAAGAAGAAGGTATTACCGATGTGCGTTGGTTTAAAAAAGAGCACATTGAACCCATTGTTGAAAATACCTTTCCATCCATTATGGATGTGCTGCATAAAGAAAAGCTGGTTACAAATAAGCTAATGCCTCTGCGGGGATAA
- a CDS encoding nuclear transport factor 2 family protein has protein sequence MNTLPEIANRLASLCNGLKFVEAYTELYADDAVSIDPQNKNEPIIGLHNLIEREKQFLANVEIIDIKVSDAIFAGSYFSLIFSMHFTIKGQGEKRVEEVCVYKVENGKIVSQQFFIG, from the coding sequence ATGAACACTTTACCAGAAATTGCCAATCGTTTAGCTTCATTATGTAATGGGCTTAAATTTGTTGAAGCTTATACCGAATTATACGCTGATGATGCCGTAAGTATCGACCCTCAAAATAAAAATGAACCGATAATCGGTCTTCATAACCTGATTGAGCGGGAAAAACAATTTTTAGCCAATGTAGAAATCATTGATATCAAAGTATCTGATGCGATTTTTGCCGGGAGTTACTTCAGCCTGATTTTCTCGATGCATTTTACGATTAAAGGACAGGGCGAAAAACGGGTTGAAGAAGTTTGCGTTTACAAAGTTGAAAACGGAAAGATTGTTAGTCAGCAGTTTTTTATAGGCTGA
- the rsmD gene encoding 16S rRNA (guanine(966)-N(2))-methyltransferase RsmD, producing the protein MRIIGGRLKGLRLNPPKNLPVRPTTDLAKEALFNILQNQIEFEDIRVLDLFSGTGNISMEFASRGASQVISVDRSIHCVNYLKDISRQHKLEQIKAYKEDVFKYLQMETEQYDLIFADPPYDLNKIPEISKIVFERNILAPDGLLIVEHQSMQNLNNHPTFVEQRKYGHSSFSFFRHAAE; encoded by the coding sequence ATGCGCATCATCGGAGGCCGTTTAAAGGGGCTCAGGCTAAACCCACCCAAAAATCTTCCGGTACGCCCTACTACTGATCTGGCTAAGGAAGCCTTATTCAATATCCTGCAAAATCAAATTGAATTTGAGGACATTAGGGTGCTTGACTTATTTAGCGGCACAGGCAATATCTCCATGGAATTTGCTTCCAGAGGAGCCTCTCAGGTTATCTCCGTGGATCGCAGCATACATTGTGTGAACTATTTGAAGGATATATCCCGTCAGCATAAACTGGAGCAAATAAAGGCCTACAAGGAGGATGTTTTCAAGTACCTGCAAATGGAAACCGAGCAATACGATCTCATTTTTGCCGACCCTCCTTACGACCTCAACAAGATTCCTGAAATTTCAAAGATTGTTTTTGAACGCAACATCCTGGCACCTGATGGCCTGCTGATTGTTGAGCACCAATCCATGCAAAACCTCAACAATCATCCAACTTTTGTGGAACAGCGAAAATATGGGCATTCTTCGTTTTCTTTTTTCAGGCATGCTGCCGAGTAA
- the coaD gene encoding pantetheine-phosphate adenylyltransferase, with the protein MKIALFPGSFDPVTKAHVDIVKRSVDLFDKVYIGIGANSSKQGLLSIETREQMLRAVFKHDERIHIVAYEGLTVNFCKSVGATYMIRGIRTVSDFEYEKAIAQMNHALVPDIESIFIVSKPGYSSISSTIVREIMRHHGDVAQFIPAEALAYL; encoded by the coding sequence ATGAAGATCGCTCTTTTCCCTGGTTCTTTTGATCCGGTTACCAAAGCCCACGTTGATATTGTAAAACGCTCGGTTGATTTATTCGACAAGGTGTATATTGGTATAGGCGCCAACAGTAGTAAACAGGGTCTGCTCAGTATTGAAACCCGCGAACAGATGCTCCGGGCTGTTTTTAAACATGATGAGCGGATACATATTGTGGCTTATGAAGGTTTAACGGTAAACTTTTGCAAAAGTGTTGGCGCTACCTATATGATCAGGGGTATACGCACCGTATCCGACTTTGAATACGAAAAAGCTATAGCCCAGATGAACCACGCTTTGGTACCCGATATTGAAAGCATTTTTATTGTAAGCAAACCAGGCTATTCGTCCATCAGCTCAACCATTGTGCGCGAAATTATGCGTCATCATGGCGATGTGGCCCAGTTTATCCCCGCAGAGGCATTAGCTTATTTGTAA
- a CDS encoding DUF4406 domain-containing protein has translation MTNTPLVILIAGPYRSGTNDDPNLMAQNLKKLEEMALPIFRAGHIPVIGEWFALPLLEQAGSTHPGDAAYEEILYPVAQRLLTKCDAVLRIPGASKGADEDVRIAKERGLKVYYQLEDIVGAGRGF, from the coding sequence ATGACCAATACACCTTTAGTAATTTTAATAGCAGGCCCGTATCGCTCGGGTACCAACGACGATCCGAACCTGATGGCTCAAAACTTAAAAAAACTGGAAGAAATGGCGCTGCCGATATTCAGAGCCGGACATATCCCGGTAATTGGCGAATGGTTTGCCCTGCCCTTGCTGGAGCAAGCCGGTTCAACACACCCCGGTGATGCCGCTTACGAAGAGATCCTGTATCCGGTGGCCCAGCGACTGCTCACTAAATGCGATGCTGTTTTAAGGATTCCCGGCGCCTCCAAAGGAGCTGATGAAGATGTAAGGATAGCCAAAGAACGTGGTTTGAAGGTTTATTACCAGTTGGAGGATATTGTTGGCGCAGGAAGAGGATTCTAA